Proteins encoded in a region of the Neodiprion virginianus isolate iyNeoVirg1 chromosome 2, iyNeoVirg1.1, whole genome shotgun sequence genome:
- the LOC124298128 gene encoding protein ecdysoneless isoform X1 → MSIPLQYTREDDLVECFLFPHLCYKSTEEISQDELVSEINKYNNRISKYTHEYIWHRDSLGFQARTKNIIQLNKELDGGARVEDYQLPPHIYASLRFDEDVGDEWFLVFLVMELTKAFDGLIVKLVDSDGEFLLIEAAESLPSWATPQTCQDRVFIYNGEIHVVRDENLSYIEMLRNIREKPTASRMQYGIQAAIQKKIAIYPEEIQNRIHKARVFLPERAIAILKQEPGLIAAALRTVCQSDPLERKVCQAMKYFPPEQRAMVNVKMTRCLYAMATHCRYAGDPRTGWNLPSPNDSCHKPHLLGIKISCGLEMLVARASRKIKQNEDNENKNETEWVAYLKRLTANGYFRNLLEGSQEYNRLLRMAKEYFQSSSRDHSLFGDKNEAHRILETWRNAPHHDIESLSEGRLSPPDNDNWLNIDPEQLHSMLDQQWSSNDRMVDQHPPSIQEKVREFLQHSSDVDGVQFPGQLSKSNDDNSEIRANGDADDTRIDFNADAFDSALRGILDLVVPGDENDFDSNSEGSLGGSEEDKGGELDKYMRLLDSQLEMDLHLSGLREKSNTDTCVEDSTMELNLRESAEGEAGGAGAVGNILGGPIRRLLHLHLQSPSTVPPDLQS, encoded by the exons ATGTCAATCCCGCTGCAGTATACTAGAGAGGATGATCTTGTCGAGTGTTTTCTGTTTCCACACTTGTGTTACAAATCGACGGAGGAAATATCTCAAGATGAATTAGTAtctgaaataaacaaatacaataatcgaatttcaaaGTATACTCATGAATACATATGGCATAGAGACTCGTTAGGCTTTCAAGCCAGAACAAAGAATATTATCCAGCTCAACAAAGAACTTGATGGTGGAGCTCGAGTGGAAG ATTATCAGCTACCACCACACATATATGCTAGTCTGCGATTTGACGAGGATGTTGGTGACGAGTGGTTTCTTGTGTTTCTGGTAATGGAACTGACGAAGGCATTCGATGGCTTAATCGTAAAATTGGTTGACTCTGATGGAGAATTTTTGCTAATTGAAGCTGCAGAGTCTTTGCCAAGTTGGGCGACACCACAAACTTGTCAGGATCGTGTTTTCATATATAATGGCGAAATACATGTTGTTAGAGATGAAAACCTGTCTTATATAGAAATGCTGCGAAACATCAGAGAGAAACCTACAGCTTCCAGAATGCAGTATGGTATACAAGCTGctattcaaaagaaaattgcCATATACCCAGAGGAAATACAAAACAGAATCCACAAAGCTCGGGTCTTTTTACCAGAAAGAGCTATCGCCATACTAAAACAGGAACCTGGTTTGATCGCAGCTGCACTGAGGACTGTTTGTCAATCGGATCCACTTGAGAGAAAA GTTTGCCAAGCGATGAAGTACTTTCCACCAGAACAACGTGCCATGGTCAATGTGAAAATGACTAGATGCCTATACGCGATGGCAACTCACTGTCGTTACGCTGGGGATCCAAGAACTGGTTGGAATTTACCTTCACCCAATGATTCTTGTCATAAGCCGCATTTGTTGGGGATAAAGATATCGTGTGGATTGGAAATGCTTGTTGCACGAGCCAGTCGCAAAATCAAACAGAATGAagacaatgaaaataaaaatgaaaccgaATGGGTTGCATATCTGAAACGGTTGACAGCAAACGGATATTTCCGAAATCTTTTAGAGGGTAGTCAAGAATACAATCGGCTGCTTAGAATGGCCAAGGAGTATTTTCAATCCAGTTCCAGGGATCATTCTTTATTTGGTGACAAGAACGAGGCTCATCGAATATTGGAGACCTGGCGTAATGCTCCGCACCATGATATCGAGTCATTGA GTGAAGGGCGATTGAGCCCTCCAGACAATGATAACTGGCTCAACATAGATCCAGAACAACTGCACTCAATGCTGGACCAGCAGTGGTCATCAAATGATCGAATGGTAGATCAGCACCCGCCGTCAATCCAAGAGAAAGTTCGGGAATTTTTGCAACATTCAAGCGACGTAGATGGAGTTCAGTTTCCGGG CCAACTGTCCAAGTCAAATGACGATAACAGCGAAATCAGAGCAAATGGTGATGCCGATGATACGAGGATAGACTTCAATGCAGATGCATTTGATTCCGCTTTACGTGGAATCTTGGATCTTGTTGTGCCAGgagatgaaaatgatttcgaCAGCAACTCGGAAGGTTCGTTGGGTGGAAGCGAGGAGGATAAAGGTGGTGAATTGGACAAGTACATGAGACTGCTCGACTCTCAACTAGAAATGGATTTGCACCTTAGCGGATTACGAGAAAAATCTAATACAGACACTTGCGTTGAAGATTCGACTATGGAGCTAAATTTAAGAGAAAGCGCAGAAGGTGAAGCAGGAGGTGCAGGAGCTGTTGGAAATATTCTTGGCGGACCCATTCGACGTCTCTTGCATTTACACCTGCAATCACCCTCGACTGTTCCACCTGACTTAcaaagttaa
- the LOC124298133 gene encoding uncharacterized protein LOC124298133 isoform X1, giving the protein MPSCIALNCTNVSAEARKSKRQKLLEKKYKVTFHRLPKDPTKRQKWLDSLCIPEPRGASPMICSIHFPENAFDRTSQSCVRLREFAIPYGPLDEEFHITLHKSDQSILPQSLKQKTVSQINYQEVEDDPEEVKYLDEENFSDDDEKFDELSISEGIPYLIDDTSERKLYVDRSTSVSPTDFINDVPLKKEPKVSVTRSTSVSPQHTEDSTKTQFFRTVLMNTKKMYVHKIKMLQQKQRRTANKLANMRAILNVLKKKNLLGPKELANLQENVLAS; this is encoded by the exons ATGCCGTCGTGTATTGCGTTAAATTGTACGAATGTATCGGCAGAGGCTCGTAAAtcaaaaagacaaaaattgtTAGAGAAGAAATACAAAGTAACTTTTCATAG GTTACCAAAAGATCCAACGAAACGACAAAAGTGGCTCGATAGCCTGTGTATTCCAGAGCCCAGAGGCGCGAGTCCTATGATATGCTCAATTCATTTTCCAGAAAATGCGTTCGACAGGACGTCCCAGTCTTGTGTGAGACTCAGAGAGTTTGCAATACCATAT GGTCCCTTGGATGAGGAGTTTCACATTACATTGCACAAGTCCGATCAAAGCATATTGCCCCAATCTCTGAAGCAGAAAACTGTATCACAGATTAATTACCAAGAGGTGGAAGATGACCCTGAGGAAGTAAAATATTTGGATGAGGAAAATTTTAGTgacgacgatgaaaaatttgatgaattatCCATTTCTGAGG GTATACCATATCTTATCGATGACACtagtgaaagaaaattatatgtCGACCGGTCCACCTCAGTGTCGCCGACAGACTTTATCAATGATGTACCACTAAAGAAGGAGCCCAAAGTATCTGTAACGCGATCGACATCGGTTTCACCCCAACACACTGAAGACAGTACAAAAACGCAATTTTTCCGCACAGTATTGatgaatacgaaaaaaatgtatgttcataaaataaaaatgctgcagcaaaagcagcgtaGAACAGCAAATAAATTGGCAAATATGCGGGCTATTCTGAAcgtattaaagaaaaaaaatcttctcgGACCAAAGGAGCTTGCCAATCTTCAAG AGAACGTTCTTGCATCCTGA
- the LOC124298128 gene encoding protein ecdysoneless isoform X3: MYTREDDLVECFLFPHLCYKSTEEISQDELVSEINKYNNRISKYTHEYIWHRDSLGFQARTKNIIQLNKELDGGARVEDYQLPPHIYASLRFDEDVGDEWFLVFLVMELTKAFDGLIVKLVDSDGEFLLIEAAESLPSWATPQTCQDRVFIYNGEIHVVRDENLSYIEMLRNIREKPTASRMQYGIQAAIQKKIAIYPEEIQNRIHKARVFLPERAIAILKQEPGLIAAALRTVCQSDPLERKVCQAMKYFPPEQRAMVNVKMTRCLYAMATHCRYAGDPRTGWNLPSPNDSCHKPHLLGIKISCGLEMLVARASRKIKQNEDNENKNETEWVAYLKRLTANGYFRNLLEGSQEYNRLLRMAKEYFQSSSRDHSLFGDKNEAHRILETWRNAPHHDIESLSEGRLSPPDNDNWLNIDPEQLHSMLDQQWSSNDRMVDQHPPSIQEKVREFLQHSSDVDGVQFPGQLSKSNDDNSEIRANGDADDTRIDFNADAFDSALRGILDLVVPGDENDFDSNSEGSLGGSEEDKGGELDKYMRLLDSQLEMDLHLSGLREKSNTDTCVEDSTMELNLRESAEGEAGGAGAVGNILGGPIRRLLHLHLQSPSTVPPDLQS, translated from the exons ATG TATACTAGAGAGGATGATCTTGTCGAGTGTTTTCTGTTTCCACACTTGTGTTACAAATCGACGGAGGAAATATCTCAAGATGAATTAGTAtctgaaataaacaaatacaataatcgaatttcaaaGTATACTCATGAATACATATGGCATAGAGACTCGTTAGGCTTTCAAGCCAGAACAAAGAATATTATCCAGCTCAACAAAGAACTTGATGGTGGAGCTCGAGTGGAAG ATTATCAGCTACCACCACACATATATGCTAGTCTGCGATTTGACGAGGATGTTGGTGACGAGTGGTTTCTTGTGTTTCTGGTAATGGAACTGACGAAGGCATTCGATGGCTTAATCGTAAAATTGGTTGACTCTGATGGAGAATTTTTGCTAATTGAAGCTGCAGAGTCTTTGCCAAGTTGGGCGACACCACAAACTTGTCAGGATCGTGTTTTCATATATAATGGCGAAATACATGTTGTTAGAGATGAAAACCTGTCTTATATAGAAATGCTGCGAAACATCAGAGAGAAACCTACAGCTTCCAGAATGCAGTATGGTATACAAGCTGctattcaaaagaaaattgcCATATACCCAGAGGAAATACAAAACAGAATCCACAAAGCTCGGGTCTTTTTACCAGAAAGAGCTATCGCCATACTAAAACAGGAACCTGGTTTGATCGCAGCTGCACTGAGGACTGTTTGTCAATCGGATCCACTTGAGAGAAAA GTTTGCCAAGCGATGAAGTACTTTCCACCAGAACAACGTGCCATGGTCAATGTGAAAATGACTAGATGCCTATACGCGATGGCAACTCACTGTCGTTACGCTGGGGATCCAAGAACTGGTTGGAATTTACCTTCACCCAATGATTCTTGTCATAAGCCGCATTTGTTGGGGATAAAGATATCGTGTGGATTGGAAATGCTTGTTGCACGAGCCAGTCGCAAAATCAAACAGAATGAagacaatgaaaataaaaatgaaaccgaATGGGTTGCATATCTGAAACGGTTGACAGCAAACGGATATTTCCGAAATCTTTTAGAGGGTAGTCAAGAATACAATCGGCTGCTTAGAATGGCCAAGGAGTATTTTCAATCCAGTTCCAGGGATCATTCTTTATTTGGTGACAAGAACGAGGCTCATCGAATATTGGAGACCTGGCGTAATGCTCCGCACCATGATATCGAGTCATTGA GTGAAGGGCGATTGAGCCCTCCAGACAATGATAACTGGCTCAACATAGATCCAGAACAACTGCACTCAATGCTGGACCAGCAGTGGTCATCAAATGATCGAATGGTAGATCAGCACCCGCCGTCAATCCAAGAGAAAGTTCGGGAATTTTTGCAACATTCAAGCGACGTAGATGGAGTTCAGTTTCCGGG CCAACTGTCCAAGTCAAATGACGATAACAGCGAAATCAGAGCAAATGGTGATGCCGATGATACGAGGATAGACTTCAATGCAGATGCATTTGATTCCGCTTTACGTGGAATCTTGGATCTTGTTGTGCCAGgagatgaaaatgatttcgaCAGCAACTCGGAAGGTTCGTTGGGTGGAAGCGAGGAGGATAAAGGTGGTGAATTGGACAAGTACATGAGACTGCTCGACTCTCAACTAGAAATGGATTTGCACCTTAGCGGATTACGAGAAAAATCTAATACAGACACTTGCGTTGAAGATTCGACTATGGAGCTAAATTTAAGAGAAAGCGCAGAAGGTGAAGCAGGAGGTGCAGGAGCTGTTGGAAATATTCTTGGCGGACCCATTCGACGTCTCTTGCATTTACACCTGCAATCACCCTCGACTGTTCCACCTGACTTAcaaagttaa
- the LOC124298133 gene encoding uncharacterized protein LOC124298133 isoform X2: MPSCIALNCTNVSAEARKSKRQKLLEKKYKVTFHRLPKDPTKRQKWLDSLCIPEPRGASPMICSIHFPENAFDRTSQSCVRLREFAIPYGPLDEEFHITLHKSDQSILPQSLKQKTVSQINYQEVEDDPEEVKYLDEENFSDDDEKFDELSISEGIPYLIDDTSERKLYVDRSTSVSPTDFINDVPLKKEPKVSVTRSTSVSPQHTEDSTKTQFFRTVLMNTKKIERSCILILVER, from the exons ATGCCGTCGTGTATTGCGTTAAATTGTACGAATGTATCGGCAGAGGCTCGTAAAtcaaaaagacaaaaattgtTAGAGAAGAAATACAAAGTAACTTTTCATAG GTTACCAAAAGATCCAACGAAACGACAAAAGTGGCTCGATAGCCTGTGTATTCCAGAGCCCAGAGGCGCGAGTCCTATGATATGCTCAATTCATTTTCCAGAAAATGCGTTCGACAGGACGTCCCAGTCTTGTGTGAGACTCAGAGAGTTTGCAATACCATAT GGTCCCTTGGATGAGGAGTTTCACATTACATTGCACAAGTCCGATCAAAGCATATTGCCCCAATCTCTGAAGCAGAAAACTGTATCACAGATTAATTACCAAGAGGTGGAAGATGACCCTGAGGAAGTAAAATATTTGGATGAGGAAAATTTTAGTgacgacgatgaaaaatttgatgaattatCCATTTCTGAGG GTATACCATATCTTATCGATGACACtagtgaaagaaaattatatgtCGACCGGTCCACCTCAGTGTCGCCGACAGACTTTATCAATGATGTACCACTAAAGAAGGAGCCCAAAGTATCTGTAACGCGATCGACATCGGTTTCACCCCAACACACTGAAGACAGTACAAAAACGCAATTTTTCCGCACAGTATTGatgaatacgaaaaaaat AGAACGTTCTTGCATCCTGATATTAGTGGAACGCTGA
- the LOC124298128 gene encoding protein ecdysoneless isoform X2: MVSRLYTREDDLVECFLFPHLCYKSTEEISQDELVSEINKYNNRISKYTHEYIWHRDSLGFQARTKNIIQLNKELDGGARVEDYQLPPHIYASLRFDEDVGDEWFLVFLVMELTKAFDGLIVKLVDSDGEFLLIEAAESLPSWATPQTCQDRVFIYNGEIHVVRDENLSYIEMLRNIREKPTASRMQYGIQAAIQKKIAIYPEEIQNRIHKARVFLPERAIAILKQEPGLIAAALRTVCQSDPLERKVCQAMKYFPPEQRAMVNVKMTRCLYAMATHCRYAGDPRTGWNLPSPNDSCHKPHLLGIKISCGLEMLVARASRKIKQNEDNENKNETEWVAYLKRLTANGYFRNLLEGSQEYNRLLRMAKEYFQSSSRDHSLFGDKNEAHRILETWRNAPHHDIESLSEGRLSPPDNDNWLNIDPEQLHSMLDQQWSSNDRMVDQHPPSIQEKVREFLQHSSDVDGVQFPGQLSKSNDDNSEIRANGDADDTRIDFNADAFDSALRGILDLVVPGDENDFDSNSEGSLGGSEEDKGGELDKYMRLLDSQLEMDLHLSGLREKSNTDTCVEDSTMELNLRESAEGEAGGAGAVGNILGGPIRRLLHLHLQSPSTVPPDLQS; this comes from the exons ATGGTCTCGAGATTG TATACTAGAGAGGATGATCTTGTCGAGTGTTTTCTGTTTCCACACTTGTGTTACAAATCGACGGAGGAAATATCTCAAGATGAATTAGTAtctgaaataaacaaatacaataatcgaatttcaaaGTATACTCATGAATACATATGGCATAGAGACTCGTTAGGCTTTCAAGCCAGAACAAAGAATATTATCCAGCTCAACAAAGAACTTGATGGTGGAGCTCGAGTGGAAG ATTATCAGCTACCACCACACATATATGCTAGTCTGCGATTTGACGAGGATGTTGGTGACGAGTGGTTTCTTGTGTTTCTGGTAATGGAACTGACGAAGGCATTCGATGGCTTAATCGTAAAATTGGTTGACTCTGATGGAGAATTTTTGCTAATTGAAGCTGCAGAGTCTTTGCCAAGTTGGGCGACACCACAAACTTGTCAGGATCGTGTTTTCATATATAATGGCGAAATACATGTTGTTAGAGATGAAAACCTGTCTTATATAGAAATGCTGCGAAACATCAGAGAGAAACCTACAGCTTCCAGAATGCAGTATGGTATACAAGCTGctattcaaaagaaaattgcCATATACCCAGAGGAAATACAAAACAGAATCCACAAAGCTCGGGTCTTTTTACCAGAAAGAGCTATCGCCATACTAAAACAGGAACCTGGTTTGATCGCAGCTGCACTGAGGACTGTTTGTCAATCGGATCCACTTGAGAGAAAA GTTTGCCAAGCGATGAAGTACTTTCCACCAGAACAACGTGCCATGGTCAATGTGAAAATGACTAGATGCCTATACGCGATGGCAACTCACTGTCGTTACGCTGGGGATCCAAGAACTGGTTGGAATTTACCTTCACCCAATGATTCTTGTCATAAGCCGCATTTGTTGGGGATAAAGATATCGTGTGGATTGGAAATGCTTGTTGCACGAGCCAGTCGCAAAATCAAACAGAATGAagacaatgaaaataaaaatgaaaccgaATGGGTTGCATATCTGAAACGGTTGACAGCAAACGGATATTTCCGAAATCTTTTAGAGGGTAGTCAAGAATACAATCGGCTGCTTAGAATGGCCAAGGAGTATTTTCAATCCAGTTCCAGGGATCATTCTTTATTTGGTGACAAGAACGAGGCTCATCGAATATTGGAGACCTGGCGTAATGCTCCGCACCATGATATCGAGTCATTGA GTGAAGGGCGATTGAGCCCTCCAGACAATGATAACTGGCTCAACATAGATCCAGAACAACTGCACTCAATGCTGGACCAGCAGTGGTCATCAAATGATCGAATGGTAGATCAGCACCCGCCGTCAATCCAAGAGAAAGTTCGGGAATTTTTGCAACATTCAAGCGACGTAGATGGAGTTCAGTTTCCGGG CCAACTGTCCAAGTCAAATGACGATAACAGCGAAATCAGAGCAAATGGTGATGCCGATGATACGAGGATAGACTTCAATGCAGATGCATTTGATTCCGCTTTACGTGGAATCTTGGATCTTGTTGTGCCAGgagatgaaaatgatttcgaCAGCAACTCGGAAGGTTCGTTGGGTGGAAGCGAGGAGGATAAAGGTGGTGAATTGGACAAGTACATGAGACTGCTCGACTCTCAACTAGAAATGGATTTGCACCTTAGCGGATTACGAGAAAAATCTAATACAGACACTTGCGTTGAAGATTCGACTATGGAGCTAAATTTAAGAGAAAGCGCAGAAGGTGAAGCAGGAGGTGCAGGAGCTGTTGGAAATATTCTTGGCGGACCCATTCGACGTCTCTTGCATTTACACCTGCAATCACCCTCGACTGTTCCACCTGACTTAcaaagttaa